One window from the genome of Moorena sp. SIOASIH encodes:
- a CDS encoding CHAT domain-containing protein translates to MKKLSFLIPIALTCFLPSGKALSNSRFPIPDSRFPTPDSRLPIPDSRLPIPNSRLPIPDSRLPIPDSLEQQAQHLYETGQYQEAIPLLEQVISNYSDSGDIIGEINSLVNLALVYQRLGNLEQAQETLSQSYSKLSQLHNTKERQELQAQILSVEGQVYLSLGDVKKALTNWEKTSDIYEDLGDLNRLTESQIYQVQALRSLGLYNQATKTLTQIKETLQEQPDSKLKSTALQYLGNILRRVGKFQDSQEILQQSLAIAENLSNQTLIAESLLSLGDTARLLGKTEDALDFYQRVVEESPLPDLKIQGQLNQLSILIANQEWSQARRLLSAIDYTLTTLSPNQTAISARINLAQTLSKSQNSQLKTPNSLATYLTDALKLARELGDRRAEAEAIGNLGTLYEQQSRLDDAQKLTEKALLIAQQVNAPDLGYQWQWQLGRILNQKADKKGAIAAYSQSVQTLQSIRSDLVAISSDIQFEFRESVEPVYRELVGLLLEPNAPQENLKQARDVIESLQLAELDNFFRDACLDAKPVNIDEIDPNAAIFDTIILPDRLEVIVTLPGQPLRQITTNLPQTKIERQLKWVLRDITNPWRAQRTDIPEHLRGLQKKNLQKIHDWLITPIEAELAKSNIRTLVFIPDGALRNIPMSVLHDGENYLVEKYRIAVAPSLQLIDSQANVREKFSVLTAGVTETRPHRPNLAPLPGVKVELDNIKAQVPSLILLNESFTESNFNTEVNSSAYEVLHLATHGQFSSVAEETFLLTWDEVINLNELNSMISADQKQKNPIELLVLSACQTAKGDSRAALGLAGIAVRGGARSTLASLWSVSDRATSDLMTHFYQRFAKGEVTKAEALRQAQLELLQTEDFNHPFYWSAFILLGNWL, encoded by the coding sequence ATGAAAAAACTATCATTTCTAATTCCAATCGCATTAACATGCTTCCTACCATCAGGGAAAGCCTTATCAAATTCCCGATTCCCGATTCCCGATTCCCGATTCCCGACTCCCGATTCCCGACTCCCGATTCCCGATTCCCGACTCCCGATTCCCAATTCCCGACTCCCGATTCCCGATTCCCGACTCCCGATTCCCGATTCTCTAGAACAACAAGCCCAACACCTCTATGAAACAGGGCAATATCAAGAGGCGATACCGTTGTTGGAGCAAGTTATTAGTAACTACAGCGATAGTGGGGACATTATTGGTGAGATTAACAGCTTAGTTAATCTGGCTTTAGTTTATCAACGTTTGGGAAACTTGGAACAAGCTCAAGAAACACTATCCCAGAGTTATAGCAAATTATCACAACTCCATAATACCAAAGAACGTCAAGAATTACAAGCCCAAATTCTGTCAGTCGAAGGACAAGTATACCTATCCCTAGGTGATGTCAAAAAAGCCTTAACAAATTGGGAGAAAACTAGTGATATTTACGAAGACCTAGGAGACTTAAATCGATTAACAGAAAGTCAGATTTACCAAGTGCAAGCCTTACGGTCATTAGGGTTGTATAATCAAGCCACTAAAACCTTAACTCAAATCAAGGAAACCCTTCAAGAGCAACCGGATAGCAAACTCAAAAGTACCGCCCTCCAATACTTAGGTAATATCTTGCGCCGAGTGGGGAAATTCCAAGACTCTCAAGAAATTTTACAACAAAGTTTAGCCATAGCGGAAAACTTATCAAATCAGACTTTGATTGCTGAAAGTCTCCTCAGTTTGGGGGATACAGCTAGATTACTTGGGAAAACAGAAGACGCTTTGGATTTCTATCAACGGGTTGTGGAGGAATCTCCCTTACCGGATCTTAAGATTCAGGGACAATTAAATCAACTGAGTATATTGATAGCTAACCAAGAGTGGTCACAAGCCAGAAGGTTATTGTCAGCGATAGACTATACCTTAACGACATTATCTCCAAATCAAACCGCAATAAGTGCTAGAATTAATCTAGCCCAAACCCTTTCAAAAAGTCAAAACTCCCAACTCAAAACTCCCAACTCCCTGGCTACTTATCTCACCGATGCCCTTAAGTTGGCTAGGGAGTTGGGAGACAGAAGAGCGGAAGCTGAAGCAATTGGTAACCTAGGGACATTATACGAACAGCAATCACGTCTTGATGACGCCCAAAAATTGACTGAAAAAGCCTTACTCATTGCTCAACAAGTCAATGCTCCGGATTTAGGGTATCAATGGCAATGGCAACTGGGCAGAATCCTCAACCAAAAAGCAGATAAAAAAGGTGCGATCGCGGCCTATTCTCAATCGGTGCAAACCCTGCAATCAATTCGTAGCGACCTAGTCGCGATTAGTAGCGATATTCAGTTTGAGTTTCGAGAGAGTGTTGAACCAGTCTACCGAGAATTAGTAGGACTACTGCTGGAACCGAATGCACCTCAAGAAAACCTCAAACAAGCACGAGATGTAATTGAATCCCTGCAACTAGCGGAACTAGACAACTTTTTTCGGGATGCCTGTTTAGATGCTAAACCAGTTAATATTGATGAAATAGACCCCAACGCCGCAATCTTTGATACCATTATCTTGCCAGACCGACTGGAAGTAATTGTGACTTTGCCGGGACAACCTCTGCGCCAGATCACCACTAACTTACCTCAAACAAAAATAGAAAGACAACTGAAGTGGGTACTCAGAGATATTACTAACCCTTGGCGAGCTCAACGAACAGATATTCCTGAGCATTTGCGAGGTCTTCAGAAGAAAAACTTACAAAAAATACACGACTGGTTAATCACCCCCATTGAAGCTGAACTAGCCAAGAGTAACATCCGCACCCTAGTATTTATCCCAGACGGAGCCCTGCGCAATATTCCCATGTCGGTGCTTCATGACGGGGAAAACTATTTGGTCGAGAAATATCGTATTGCCGTAGCACCTAGTTTACAATTAATCGATTCTCAAGCCAATGTCAGAGAAAAATTTTCGGTTCTGACTGCTGGAGTCACGGAAACTCGTCCCCATCGTCCCAATTTAGCACCACTTCCTGGGGTGAAGGTGGAATTAGATAATATCAAGGCTCAAGTTCCTTCATTGATTCTACTCAATGAGTCCTTTACTGAATCCAACTTCAATACAGAAGTTAATAGCTCTGCTTACGAAGTCCTCCATCTAGCCACTCATGGTCAATTCAGTTCAGTAGCTGAAGAAACCTTTCTGCTGACCTGGGACGAGGTGATCAATCTCAATGAGTTAAATAGTATGATATCAGCCGATCAAAAGCAAAAAAATCCGATTGAATTACTCGTCCTCAGTGCTTGTCAGACAGCCAAAGGAGACTCCCGAGCCGCTTTGGGATTGGCTGGCATAGCCGTGCGTGGGGGGGCACGCAGTACCCTTGCCAGTCTCTGGTCTGTCAGCGATCGAGCCACATCAGATTTAATGACTCACTTCTATCAGAGGTTCGCGAAGGGCGAGGTTACCAAGGCTGAAGCTCTGCGACAAGCTCAACTGGAGCTGTTGCAGACGGAGGATTTTAATCACCCGTTTTACTGGTCGGCTTTTATTTTGCTGGGAAATTGGTTGTGA
- a CDS encoding type II toxin-antitoxin system VapC family toxin codes for MLLVIDSSVVAKWFFVEPLTKQALAVRKDWELSRVDLIAPELMLAEVGNIIWKRQRVGLITEQEGNSLIAHLLALSVPTVETETILPRAYSLGAAFDRTVYDALYLALAEAMGAKFITADLRLYNAVRGNLPFIDYLENY; via the coding sequence ATGCTGTTGGTGATTGATAGTAGCGTTGTTGCTAAGTGGTTTTTTGTGGAGCCATTAACCAAGCAGGCTCTGGCTGTCCGTAAAGATTGGGAGTTATCCAGAGTAGATTTGATTGCGCCAGAACTGATGCTAGCAGAAGTCGGAAATATTATCTGGAAAAGACAAAGAGTGGGTTTGATTACTGAGCAAGAGGGAAATAGTCTCATTGCCCACCTACTAGCACTATCTGTGCCAACAGTAGAGACAGAAACTATTCTACCGAGAGCCTATAGTTTGGGAGCAGCTTTTGACCGGACTGTCTATGATGCCCTCTATCTAGCCTTAGCAGAGGCAATGGGAGCTAAGTTCATCACGGCAGATCTGCGCTTGTATAATGCAGTTAGGGGCAATTTACCATTCATTGACTATCTAGAGAATTACTAA
- a CDS encoding YccF domain-containing protein — translation MSLLGNIIWLIFGGLVVGAGYIIGGLGICLTIIGIPFGIQAIKLGIATLAPFGRTIEETSEVGSLLNMIFNIIWLIAFGWEIAVAHLVSGLILAITIIGLPFAQQHFKLIPLSLFPFGRELR, via the coding sequence ATGAGCCTTCTAGGAAACATTATCTGGTTAATCTTTGGCGGTTTAGTTGTTGGTGCCGGTTATATTATCGGTGGATTAGGGATTTGTCTGACTATTATTGGCATCCCCTTTGGAATACAGGCTATCAAACTGGGCATCGCTACTCTGGCACCATTTGGCAGAACGATTGAGGAAACGTCAGAGGTTGGTAGCCTCCTCAATATGATTTTTAACATTATCTGGCTGATCGCCTTTGGCTGGGAGATTGCTGTTGCTCATTTGGTCTCAGGGCTAATTTTAGCTATTACAATTATTGGCCTTCCCTTTGCCCAACAGCATTTTAAATTAATTCCCTTGTCTCTATTTCCCTTCGGTAGAGAATTGCGCTAA
- a CDS encoding alpha/beta hydrolase: MPIRQTLDLPNIQLSYLEWNQGQTPLLLLHGLADHSLVWSSLGDYLAPKYHIIAPDLRGHGESSKPDQGYTFDDHIADLEALMDHLGWSSAHILGHSWAGKLVPIWAKQNPSRLRSLILVDPFFIGKIPMFLKVMFPLLFRVLPFVKAMGPFVSYEQAIAQAQELKQYRGWSPFQQNVFKASIEPKPDGSWGSKFVVQARNEIFEDVMRIAGLTEIIDIPTVLIVPEKGLNRSDGQLKPYKTYLKNLTIRQVPGNHWPFLVEPEEFNRAVELFLEEQQQKPSEVEG; encoded by the coding sequence ATGCCCATACGTCAAACCTTAGACTTACCAAACATCCAACTGTCTTACCTAGAATGGAACCAAGGCCAAACTCCCTTGTTACTCTTACATGGATTAGCAGACCATAGCCTAGTGTGGTCTAGCCTCGGGGATTACCTTGCCCCAAAGTATCATATCATTGCTCCAGATCTGCGCGGTCATGGGGAAAGTAGCAAGCCGGATCAAGGCTATACCTTTGATGATCACATCGCCGATTTAGAAGCCTTAATGGATCACCTAGGATGGTCTAGTGCTCATATCCTCGGTCACTCCTGGGCTGGTAAATTAGTTCCGATTTGGGCTAAGCAAAATCCATCCCGATTGCGCAGCCTAATTTTGGTCGATCCTTTTTTCATCGGCAAAATTCCGATGTTTTTGAAGGTTATGTTTCCCCTACTCTTCCGTGTGTTGCCTTTTGTAAAAGCTATGGGACCCTTTGTCAGTTATGAGCAAGCGATAGCACAAGCTCAAGAATTAAAACAATACCGGGGTTGGAGTCCCTTTCAGCAAAACGTCTTTAAAGCCAGCATTGAACCTAAACCTGATGGCAGTTGGGGCAGTAAATTTGTGGTTCAGGCCAGAAATGAGATTTTTGAAGACGTGATGCGCATAGCAGGACTCACGGAAATCATTGATATTCCTACGGTATTGATAGTACCAGAAAAGGGTCTTAATCGCTCGGATGGGCAGCTAAAACCTTATAAAACTTATCTAAAAAATTTAACTATTCGTCAAGTTCCTGGCAATCATTGGCCATTTTTAGTAGAGCCGGAAGAGTTTAATCGAGCTGTAGAGCTATTTTTGGAAGAGCAACAGCAAAAGCCCTCTGAGGTTGAGGGATGA
- a CDS encoding DUF3962 domain-containing protein: MAIQYHTIRLGAVRVKEQHKLPAQQFYALKFPETAQDLIKSLVAQRERRYNEPVSIPIASLNAALRAIIPGLIYIDKIWEEFWLYSRGEIPINKLLVILSHWLDTEFPDQNPNRRKNGITVEQRQAVMELLSNNLQWESVTLKMESWKTFPNGTANINENSNSFILLPDIIATELSKPDLKFKFDDKTIQFYRCSPMTRPGAELISWPPESDNKKVKSYYSIVLRLTVKTVPFQPYPQLQCDMITRRWCSLEKTGLLSGGQASSVYIRTQVKWGEEINPYGYTEYFQVAPMVWKGEAKWANNLAKLLYPIISRSDTPDKITPDKILANPVKYLNITDSPNICITYKDGMKTKHEVGKGFPPNNYRQLMEQIALFFKDKWELINYHRLNSTIKPKKSDRLYEFNLPKPDGISWTMDISKIEEYEKEAKRLREAIRNCIGKELTIEIWYIHESTLDALIKAVCYCLGLTTSTENTYNFPDIDLTVTIRPQPIGKLAERLPLSTETEQKPTSEQREDAIKTRMGEIAQAIKDMPPITGKVGVLVELYDENHWKHKWIDPKAAIRLGFAQEKIDRLSQFIAPKHEKVKHEYEKRAKEKGRELNKKERKEINDLQNELVQKAISSVLDILRSLGVQIAPPRIVIPSVTLPDPITYVALWLVSRTGKTSAHGKQQLIPCMVKMRSDSQTIEATFNGLSKWLPYDEALVKLNKLGKSITGDNKQKSSEIKRFIRRMLQSKELRGKDTLLLCDAQNIRRYWKWLQDSEISPEGLVFGAESPQLIPNLRVVRVREDEETPNWYALHDTDKQKVKLFDDLVDLETLATSTSGLFYTESNDRIFLSIGEKHPTMSNISHYSSKSKEPQKNWTHPQIVELTVACIQPGDKPEHWAIVTHQLRQMALQYKSPLSRPIVLHLAAQMADYVLMVDEESSEEET; the protein is encoded by the coding sequence ATGGCAATTCAATACCACACAATCCGCCTGGGTGCTGTCCGAGTAAAAGAGCAACATAAGTTACCTGCACAACAATTTTATGCACTTAAGTTTCCAGAAACAGCTCAAGATTTAATCAAAAGTCTTGTGGCACAAAGAGAAAGGCGTTACAACGAACCAGTAAGTATTCCGATCGCATCCCTCAACGCTGCTCTAAGGGCAATCATCCCTGGTTTAATTTACATTGATAAAATTTGGGAGGAATTTTGGCTATACAGTCGAGGGGAAATTCCCATAAATAAATTATTAGTTATTTTATCTCATTGGCTAGATACTGAGTTTCCTGATCAGAACCCCAACAGACGAAAAAATGGGATAACCGTTGAGCAACGACAAGCCGTAATGGAGCTGTTATCTAACAATTTACAGTGGGAATCGGTAACTCTAAAAATGGAATCATGGAAAACATTTCCGAACGGAACCGCCAATATTAATGAAAATAGCAATAGTTTTATCCTCTTACCTGACATTATAGCAACGGAACTAAGCAAACCCGACCTGAAGTTCAAATTTGATGATAAAACAATTCAGTTTTATCGCTGTTCCCCAATGACACGACCAGGAGCTGAGTTGATATCTTGGCCTCCGGAGTCAGACAATAAGAAAGTTAAATCCTATTACTCAATAGTTTTGAGGTTGACAGTAAAAACTGTTCCGTTCCAGCCATATCCTCAACTGCAATGTGATATGATTACACGTCGGTGGTGTAGTCTAGAGAAGACTGGTTTACTATCAGGGGGACAAGCTAGTTCTGTATATATTCGTACTCAAGTTAAATGGGGCGAGGAAATAAATCCTTATGGCTATACCGAATACTTTCAAGTCGCTCCGATGGTATGGAAAGGAGAGGCTAAGTGGGCTAATAATTTAGCTAAGTTGTTATATCCAATTATCTCTAGATCTGACACTCCAGATAAAATCACTCCAGATAAAATTTTAGCTAATCCGGTAAAATATCTAAATATTACTGATAGTCCTAACATTTGTATCACTTACAAAGATGGGATGAAGACAAAACATGAAGTAGGTAAAGGATTTCCCCCAAATAACTATCGTCAATTAATGGAACAAATTGCACTATTCTTCAAAGATAAGTGGGAGCTCATAAACTATCACCGGCTTAACTCTACAATAAAGCCAAAAAAATCCGATAGACTATATGAATTTAACTTACCTAAGCCAGATGGAATATCTTGGACTATGGATATTTCAAAAATAGAAGAATATGAAAAAGAAGCTAAAAGACTCCGTGAAGCCATACGTAACTGTATTGGTAAAGAGCTAACCATTGAGATTTGGTATATTCACGAGTCAACACTAGATGCACTTATCAAAGCAGTATGCTATTGCCTGGGATTGACAACATCAACAGAAAATACTTATAATTTCCCAGATATAGATTTGACTGTCACTATACGCCCCCAACCAATAGGTAAATTGGCAGAACGTTTACCTTTATCTACAGAGACTGAGCAGAAACCAACTTCCGAACAACGAGAAGATGCTATCAAAACCCGAATGGGTGAAATAGCACAAGCAATTAAGGACATGCCGCCTATAACTGGAAAAGTCGGAGTATTAGTTGAACTGTATGATGAAAACCATTGGAAGCATAAATGGATAGACCCCAAAGCAGCTATCCGCTTAGGTTTTGCTCAAGAAAAAATTGACAGATTATCACAATTTATTGCTCCCAAACATGAGAAAGTTAAACATGAATATGAGAAGCGAGCAAAAGAAAAGGGTAGAGAGTTAAACAAGAAAGAGCGGAAGGAAATTAACGACTTACAAAACGAACTAGTACAGAAAGCGATAAGTTCTGTTTTAGATATACTGCGCTCTTTGGGAGTACAGATAGCTCCGCCACGGATAGTTATCCCATCAGTAACACTTCCCGACCCAATTACTTATGTTGCTTTATGGTTAGTTAGCCGCACTGGTAAAACTAGCGCTCATGGGAAACAACAACTGATACCATGTATGGTCAAAATGCGTTCAGATTCCCAAACCATTGAAGCCACTTTTAATGGTTTATCTAAATGGTTACCCTACGATGAAGCGTTGGTTAAACTAAATAAATTAGGTAAATCGATAACAGGTGACAACAAACAAAAATCTTCAGAGATTAAACGATTTATCAGACGAATGCTGCAAAGTAAAGAATTAAGAGGTAAAGATACATTACTATTGTGCGATGCTCAAAATATACGAAGGTATTGGAAATGGTTACAAGATAGCGAAATATCTCCAGAAGGCTTAGTGTTCGGGGCAGAGTCTCCTCAATTAATACCAAACCTTCGGGTCGTTCGAGTCCGTGAAGATGAAGAAACCCCAAACTGGTATGCTCTCCATGATACAGACAAACAGAAGGTAAAGTTGTTTGATGATTTGGTAGACTTGGAAACATTAGCTACATCAACCTCTGGACTATTTTATACCGAAAGCAATGACCGGATATTTCTCAGCATTGGTGAAAAACATCCTACAATGTCAAACATAAGCCATTATTCAAGTAAGTCTAAGGAACCTCAAAAAAACTGGACACATCCACAAATAGTTGAATTAACAGTAGCTTGTATACAACCAGGAGATAAGCCGGAGCATTGGGCAATAGTGACCCATCAATTACGTCAGATGGCATTGCAATACAAGTCTCCACTTTCTCGCCCAATTGTTCTTCATTTAGCAGCACAGATGGCAGATTATGTTTTGATGGTGGATGAAGAATCTTCGGAAGAGGAAACTTAA
- a CDS encoding MerR family DNA-binding transcriptional regulator: MTEYISPKEAARRLGVSIDSLRRWEAAGKIQAIRTPSGQRRFDINSYVPGAKPKRKTKASSKKQTADQEPSPEEAILRQIAKGIVQYAPQEKSRSDPYPSDLQLGVEKLQAFCVKQNKTQPQGVPDFVTNWAQLAIKDWTIKINCPEDWKQVRFIEDQQPSGFCIELDGSYINEADQIQNEVINEVRNKSALDPNLYVAFRRFLVTNPVITKGDLDVKRVLELKPLQQVLGNCYEEAPPSYKKEGKFYCCGHCRGLMHRTKDNQLKCENKHCAKQNKESIPFKFDSNDQVLWLKKGLRYFIHRPGCPEIRLEEEIKKLELEVKLYPERDKYDLHIVFPDQTVWAVDVKFWESAYNLAKNLKEPIPKLSEEPYNQAFFVFPDEIREYGDEYIQEFINHCPVKLNINKSQVMFEAEFMNAVEEKLKICQQ, encoded by the coding sequence ATTACCGAGTATATAAGTCCCAAAGAAGCAGCACGACGGTTAGGAGTGAGTATAGACTCCTTGAGGCGGTGGGAAGCTGCAGGCAAGATTCAGGCAATCAGGACACCATCCGGCCAGAGGAGATTCGATATCAACTCCTACGTACCAGGGGCTAAGCCTAAGCGCAAGACAAAGGCCAGCTCAAAAAAACAGACAGCAGATCAAGAACCGAGCCCTGAAGAAGCGATTCTACGCCAGATAGCAAAGGGAATAGTCCAGTACGCGCCGCAGGAAAAGTCGAGATCTGACCCTTATCCATCCGATCTGCAGCTGGGAGTAGAAAAGTTACAAGCTTTTTGTGTGAAGCAAAATAAAACCCAACCTCAAGGGGTTCCAGACTTTGTCACTAACTGGGCGCAGCTTGCTATCAAGGATTGGACTATTAAAATTAACTGCCCAGAAGACTGGAAGCAAGTTCGATTTATAGAAGACCAACAGCCTAGCGGATTTTGCATTGAGTTAGACGGGTCATATATCAACGAAGCTGACCAAATTCAAAATGAAGTGATCAACGAAGTTCGGAATAAATCAGCACTAGACCCAAACTTATATGTAGCGTTTCGCCGTTTCCTGGTCACCAATCCTGTAATCACAAAAGGAGATTTAGATGTTAAACGAGTGCTCGAACTTAAGCCATTGCAACAAGTCTTAGGAAATTGCTATGAAGAAGCTCCACCATCGTATAAAAAAGAAGGAAAATTTTATTGCTGTGGTCACTGTCGCGGATTAATGCATCGTACCAAAGACAATCAATTAAAGTGTGAGAATAAACATTGCGCTAAACAAAATAAAGAATCAATCCCGTTTAAGTTCGATAGCAATGACCAAGTTTTATGGCTAAAAAAAGGGCTGCGATATTTTATTCACCGTCCCGGATGTCCAGAAATAAGACTAGAAGAGGAAATTAAAAAGTTAGAGCTAGAGGTTAAACTCTATCCTGAACGTGATAAATATGACCTGCATATTGTCTTTCCTGATCAGACCGTCTGGGCAGTTGATGTTAAGTTTTGGGAATCGGCCTATAACTTAGCCAAGAATCTTAAGGAGCCTATCCCTAAACTTTCTGAAGAGCCATACAATCAAGCATTTTTTGTATTTCCTGATGAAATTAGAGAATACGGAGACGAGTATATTCAAGAATTTATCAATCATTGTCCAGTTAAATTAAACATCAACAAGTCTCAAGTAATGTTTGAAGCAGAGTTTATGAACGCTGTTGAAGAAAAACTAAAAATTTGCCAACAATGA
- a CDS encoding DUF5615 family PIN-like protein, which produces MSLNYLLDENVNPVYQIQLRRQAPDLVVRAVGDPATPPKGTQDPEILCWCEEYDFVLVTNNRKSMPVHLADHLTEGRHVPGIFILR; this is translated from the coding sequence ATGAGTCTGAATTATCTGCTGGATGAAAATGTAAATCCAGTCTATCAGATTCAACTACGTCGGCAAGCACCTGATTTAGTTGTCAGAGCTGTTGGAGATCCAGCCACTCCACCAAAAGGTACACAAGACCCAGAAATTCTATGCTGGTGTGAGGAATATGACTTCGTATTGGTAACCAATAACCGCAAGTCAATGCCTGTACACTTAGCAGATCACTTAACTGAAGGTAGACATGTACCAGGAATTTTTATTCTAAGGTAA
- a CDS encoding DUF433 domain-containing protein, which produces MKIEDYFDFIASDDIRIKGTRVGIENVLYEYIYRNRTPEEILNCFYTITLEQVYATILYYLNNKEVVSQYIYDWLEWSHQQQKAQELNPPPGIVRLRKLKAEQEAKNKAYESELSAG; this is translated from the coding sequence ATGAAAATAGAAGACTATTTTGATTTTATTGCTTCTGATGATATTCGCATCAAAGGAACGCGAGTGGGCATTGAAAATGTGCTGTATGAGTACATTTATCGGAATCGTACTCCAGAAGAAATTCTTAACTGTTTTTACACCATTACCTTGGAACAAGTTTATGCCACAATTCTTTACTACTTAAACAACAAAGAAGTTGTCAGCCAATATATTTATGACTGGCTCGAATGGAGTCATCAGCAACAAAAAGCTCAAGAACTAAACCCTCCTCCAGGTATAGTTCGATTACGAAAATTAAAAGCAGAACAAGAAGCGAAGAATAAAGCCTATGAGTCTGAATTATCTGCTGGATGA
- a CDS encoding ABC-ATPase domain-containing protein, with protein sequence MATSNQLESLLLQLDDRSYKSYRDIKGSYQFPDFTLVIDRVQGDPFASPSQVRVYLPQSVAGFPSELYRTDSRAIALEDYLTRSFDWVAGEMSCRRGTGNSGLIAITRVGQSVLERTSALVSDEGVEIRFVVGLPARGRRISGRQAAEMLCQDIPDIIEQSIKYEVLDPAAIKHHVETVEDADWLRQQLASHELVAFIPNGAILPRSSGVDDKPLQEDAIAFQSPKTLEVAFTCPNRGLITGMGIPEGITLIVGGGYHGKSTMLKAIELGVYNHIPGDGRELVVTNPTAVKIRAEDGRGISGVDISPFINQLPHGRSTEKFSTTNASGSTSQAANIIEALEAGTKLLLVDEDTAATNFMIRDRRMQELIAKDKEPITPFIDKVKQLYTEYGVSTILVMGGSGDYFDVADTVIAMDNFQPQDVTEKAQLIAEKYFTERTAEGGKHFGTITPRVPLADGIDPSRGRKAVKLKVRDVDEVGFGAENIDLSAVEQIVEVGQLRAISRALVYAKEKYIDERLTLSEILALVMKDIEEEGLDVLTFFPEGDLVQFRRLELAAALNRLRTLSVL encoded by the coding sequence ATGGCCACTAGCAATCAATTGGAGTCTTTACTCCTACAACTCGATGATCGCAGCTACAAATCCTACAGAGATATCAAGGGCAGCTATCAGTTTCCAGATTTCACTCTAGTCATTGACAGGGTTCAGGGAGACCCCTTTGCCTCTCCTAGCCAAGTGCGCGTGTACTTACCCCAGTCAGTGGCTGGTTTCCCCAGTGAGCTGTATCGCACTGACAGCCGAGCCATTGCCCTAGAGGATTATCTAACTCGCTCATTTGATTGGGTAGCTGGGGAAATGAGCTGTCGGCGGGGTACCGGGAATAGTGGCTTGATTGCCATTACCCGTGTCGGACAATCAGTACTGGAGCGCACCTCCGCTTTGGTGAGTGATGAAGGGGTAGAAATCCGGTTTGTGGTAGGATTACCAGCTCGTGGTCGTCGGATTTCTGGGCGTCAGGCCGCAGAAATGCTATGCCAAGATATCCCTGATATTATAGAGCAATCCATCAAGTATGAAGTCCTCGATCCAGCTGCCATTAAGCATCATGTAGAAACAGTGGAAGATGCCGATTGGTTGCGTCAACAGCTGGCAAGTCATGAATTAGTTGCCTTTATTCCTAACGGTGCCATTTTGCCACGCTCGAGTGGGGTGGATGACAAACCATTGCAAGAGGATGCGATCGCATTTCAATCTCCCAAGACACTTGAAGTAGCATTCACTTGTCCCAATCGAGGATTAATTACCGGTATGGGAATCCCAGAAGGGATCACCTTGATTGTAGGAGGTGGCTATCATGGCAAATCCACAATGCTCAAAGCCATTGAATTAGGAGTTTACAATCATATTCCTGGAGATGGACGGGAATTAGTAGTCACCAATCCCACCGCTGTCAAGATTCGGGCTGAAGATGGTCGGGGGATTTCCGGTGTAGATATTTCCCCATTTATTAATCAATTACCTCACGGTCGCTCCACTGAAAAATTTTCCACCACCAATGCTAGTGGTAGCACCTCCCAGGCCGCAAATATTATCGAAGCACTTGAGGCCGGTACCAAGTTACTGTTGGTAGACGAAGACACAGCAGCAACTAACTTTATGATTCGCGATCGCCGTATGCAGGAGCTGATTGCTAAAGATAAAGAACCCATTACACCATTTATTGATAAAGTCAAACAGCTCTATACCGAGTATGGTGTCTCTACTATATTAGTCATGGGAGGCAGTGGAGATTACTTTGATGTAGCCGATACCGTCATTGCCATGGACAACTTCCAACCCCAGGATGTCACCGAAAAGGCTCAGTTAATTGCCGAAAAATACTTTACCGAACGCACCGCTGAAGGCGGGAAACACTTTGGCACTATTACCCCACGAGTACCATTAGCCGATGGGATTGACCCAAGTCGTGGACGCAAAGCCGTCAAATTGAAAGTCCGAGATGTAGATGAAGTAGGGTTTGGTGCAGAAAATATTGATTTATCTGCTGTTGAGCAAATTGTAGAAGTAGGTCAGTTAAGAGCAATTTCCAGGGCTCTTGTTTATGCTAAAGAAAAGTATATCGATGAACGGTTGACCCTATCCGAAATTTTAGCTCTGGTGATGAAAGATATTGAAGAAGAAGGATTGGATGTACTAACTTTCTTTCCTGAAGGGGATTTAGTCCAATTCCGCCGCTTGGAATTAGCAGCAGCTCTGAATCGATTGCGGACCCTGTCAGTGCTTTGA